The region TTCTTCACACTCCACACTGCAAATGCTCTAATTTTCACTACCTCCCATGGCGCCAAAACAACGACGTCCCGCAATGTCGCAAATGGACGCTGCTCTCGCCGCCATGTCCCCTTACGGTTTCTCCACCACTGTCATCCGTCGAACCGTTCAACATCTCCTCAATGTCCGTGCGTGCATTTGATCTAATACACTTGATAAAAATCAACCTAACTGTCTTCtgtttctgcttctttaggTTCATGGTGGCGGCGACCAAGCCTGGGTTCTCATCCAAGACTCCGCCTACTCTCTTCTCATTCACAAACTTCTCGATTCGTCCCACCCAACGGTAATGAACTTGTTTACAAATTCAATGTTGTTGAGATTCTTTGTAATTAGTCTCATAGTTCTCTTAATATTGTTGCATTAAATGTTATGTTGGCAAATCACAATGCTTCTTACTCTTAGGTGTACCAGTATATATTGAATTTCTCTGTGGTTCCTTCTTTATAGTGCCAATTTTATTTGTAAATTATAACCATTCCTTTCTAATATGGAGAAATATTGGGTTATAATGTCAAgagattcatatatatatatatatatattagtgcTCATGAGGTCAAATGTAATCTGCCTGAGTAATCCAGTGGATTTTCTAAGACTTCTGAAAGGGTGTCCCGTCAAAATTTGTTTCAGCCTATTGGCCTGTATATTCTTATAAAATCATTATTAATACTCTCCAGATCTGTGgaattgttttgtttttgtgaaGGATGGTTTGACAGAGGATAACCCAGGAGATGGTCCCAATGAGACACCCTCTGCCGGGTGCTCAAACAAAACTCTTCTACCTTGCTCTGACACACAAACTTCTGATGGTACACCATTAATTAATCAGACCAATAACACCGTATCAGCATCCAGTGAAACTGCTAATGAACTTCCCATTAAGGCTATGGACATTGTATCAGCAACAACTGAAGGTGTCGCCGAGTTTCTCATAAAGGCTGATGACATTTCATCCAGTGAAACTGGTAATCAACTTCCCATTAAGGCCAAGGACACTGTACCAGCAACTAGTGAAGCTGGTGCCGAGCTTTTCATGAAGTCTGATGAAATTTCAACTGGTGAAGGTGGTCATCAACTTTCCATAAAGGCTGTAGACATTCCATTGGCAACAAGTGAAGCCGGTGCCCAGCTTCTCATAAAGGCTGATGACATTTCAACCACTGTGACTGAGGTCGGTAATCAACTTCCCATCAAGGCTGTAGACACTCCATTGGCAACCGGGGGAACAGGGAATCAAGTTCTCATCAAAGCTACAGATACTGTATCAGCAGACAATGAATCTGGTAATTAACtcgttaattaattttaaatcgcTTCCAAGCAGCAATTGACAGCGTGATTAAACATATATGTATTGATTCTCTTGTATATTACTGTCTTACAGATTCTAAGCCTGCACCATCTCCATCGACAAAGTCCTCACAAACTGTGGGGAAGCTTTGTCACAAGAAGTGTAGACCTCGCCATGGCTTGATTTCTTATGACAATAACGAAGAGGACCTGATTGAACTACCACCAGATCCTTTGTCAATGGTATTGTTAAATATGCTAGCAAATAATGGGGTCAATTAGTATAAACAGGGTAGGGTATTAGGAACTATCAGATTGGCTTCAAGGATTCGAAAAATATATTTGTTAAGTTAGAAAATTGTTGTATATGCCTTGATGGTGTCTGTAGTAGCTTACCTGGTTTGTCAGAGGGTTGCATGATTTAACAGATACTTGTATAGTTGCATggtaaaaaatcaatttttatgtTACTAGGATTATATGTGTGATGAAATTATATTTACCTTCATTATTTTTTGTTGGGATCTGGTGGAGGGAGGGGAACGAGGGATGAAACTTGAGGAATGAGGAGGTGGGGATCATCATCAAACCCTTCTCATTAGAATGCACGTTACACAGCTTCACCACCTGCTCTGCATGAGGAACATAATTACCTCCATTGTGAAGTTTGTTAAAATGACATAGCAGTCCATCTTTACATTCTATGACTAATAACGATCAAcagaattttgaaaaatctgAAGGAATATGCCAATTAAACTGTGGGCAGTCAACAAAAAAAAGAGAGGGTGAAATGATAAAATTTCTTGGAAATAAATTTCTTGGAACAAATGTAGTGCATAAGAGAGTTAGGAAAAGAAAGTGGAACAAATGTAGTGCATAAATATAAAACTTCAGATTTATTGCATATTTGTGGGGTTGTCTTTTTGAATATAACTAAGTTGTGTTTGTGCTTTTTTTTCCGTGTTTAGGTTTATGGCAGCAACAACAGCTGGGTCTTCATGGAAGACTCCAATGATGAAGATTCCGACTACGCTCTTCTCATTGACAAACTTCATGACTCGTTCCAGGCAACGGTAAAAATTGCTGTTTTCTTTAAGATTGTTACTTTATCACAATACAAATATTTACACTTGGCTGGGAAGTTGTAATTCGGAGGTATAATTGTGCGGGTAGATTTATTCTTCTGCAAGGAATTGGCTTATGGTAGCTTAAAATTCAAACGGTTAATCATCATCTGGTTATTTTAGATATTTAACTTTGATCACCGCTAAAAATGATTGCAAATTTGTCAATCCAGTTTTGTCTGCTGTGAGTTTGACACTTATAATTGCATCGCCTGTTTATATGTCCTCCATTCTCTGTTATGAATCATATCTTACCAAATTCAGTGTTTTGTCTCAATCTTATATGAAGCAATGAACCGGTTTATGTCTGTTATTTCAGGCATTCAGCTCTTTTTTATAAATCAATTCTTTGCAAATTCAACGTTGTTTCAATTTCAAGATGATGCCATGAGCTGCTATGTCTCCAAATGCATATTTCTTCTTTCTGGAGTTGTTGAGATTAATTGTAATTAGTCTGATAGTTCTTTTAATATCGCCTACAATACATGTTAGCAAAGCCCATTGCTTCTTAGGTGTACCAGTATATATTGAATTTCTTTATGGTTCCTTCTTTATAGTCCCAATATTATTTGTAAATTATAACCATTCCTATTTAATATGGGAAAATATTGGGTTATAATGTCAAAGAGATTCATATATATTTTAGTGCTTATGGGAAATGTAATCTGCCTGAGTACTCCAGTGGATTTTCTCCGACTTCTGAAAGGGTGTCCCATGAAAATTTGTCACTGGCCTTTCGACCTAATGGCCTATCTATAATTTTTAATAGTGTCCAGTTCTGTGGTATTTTTTTGTTGtgtgaaggatgatttgacagAGGATAACCCAGGAGATGGTCCCAATGAGGCATCCTATGCTGATGACACTGTATCAGCATCCAGTGAAACTGGTAATCAACCTCCCATTAAGTCTATGGACATTGTATCAGCAACAAGTGAAGCTGTTGCTGAGCTTCTCATAAAGGCTGATGACATTTCATCCGGTGAAACTGGTAATCAACTTCCCATTAAGGCTATGGAGACTATATCAGCAACAAGTGAAGCTGGTGCCAAGCTTTTCATAAAGGCTGATGAAATTTCAACCAGTGAAGCTGGTAATCAACTTCCCATCAAGGCTGTAGGCACTCCATCAGCAACAAGTGAAGCCTATGCCGAGCTTCTCATAAAGGCTGATGACATTTCAACTAGTGAAGCTGGTAATCAACTTTCCATCAAGGCTGTAGACACTCCATCGGCAACTAGGGTAACAGGGAATCAAGTTCCCATCAAAGCTACGGATACCGCATCAGCAGACAATGAATCTGGTAATCAACTTTTCGTcctcattaattaattttgattcaCTTTGAAGCAGCAGCGGACAGCGTGATTAAAC is a window of Lotus japonicus ecotype B-129 chromosome 5, LjGifu_v1.2 DNA encoding:
- the LOC130721280 gene encoding uncharacterized protein LOC130721280, giving the protein MAPKQRRPAMSQMDAALAAMSPYGFSTTVIRRTVQHLLNVHGGGDQAWVLIQDSAYSLLIHKLLDSSHPTDGLTEDNPGDGPNETPSAGCSNKTLLPCSDTQTSDGTPLINQTNNTVSASSETANELPIKAMDIVSATTEGVAEFLIKADDISSSETGNQLPIKAKDTVPATSEAGAELFMKSDEISTGEGGHQLSIKAVDIPLATSEAGAQLLIKADDISTTVTEVGNQLPIKAVDTPLATGGTGNQVLIKATDTVSADNESDSKPAPSPSTKSSQTVGKLCHKKCRPRHGLISYDNNEEDLIELPPDPLSMVYGSNNSWVFMEDSNDEDSDYALLIDKLHDSFQATDDLTEDNPGDGPNEASYADDTVSASSETGNQPPIKSMDIVSATSEAVAELLIKADDISSGETGNQLPIKAMETISATSEAGAKLFIKADEISTSEAGNQLPIKAVGTPSATSEAYAELLIKADDISTSEAGNQLSIKAVDTPSATRVTGNQVPIKATDTASADNESDCKPAPSPLTKSSRPVGKHCHKKRRPCHGWISYDNDEEDLIELPPAPLSMVLVYMQAK